CGGCGCCGTGGCCAACATCGAGGCCGGCCCGGCGGCCGTGTTCTTCGCCACGGTGGTGGTGCTGACCATGCTGGCCGCCGAGAGTTTCGACCCCCGCCTCATCTGGGATGTCATCGAGGAGGATTCATGACTGATAGCGAAAGCCCCGCGGAGCTCGCGTCTCCCGCCCAAATCCGGAAAAGCCGCAGCCTCTCGCTGGTCTGGATCGTGCCGCTGGTGGCCCTCGTCGTCGGCGGGTGGCTCGTCTTCAAGGCGCTGAGCGAGAAGGGCCCCGTCATCACCATCATGTTCTCGTCGGCCGAAGGGCTCGAGGCCGGCAAGACCAAGATCAAGTACAAGGACGTGGTCATCGGCCAGGTCGAGACCATCCGCCTGGGCGACGACCTGAAGCGGGTCGTGGTCACGGCCGAACTGGCCAAGGGGTACGACCGGTACCTGAACGACAGGACACGCTTCTGGGTGGAGCGCGCCCAGATCCGCGGCGGCACGGCCTCGGGCCTGACCACACTGTTTTCAGGCGCGTACATCGGCGTCGATCCGGCCCTCGAAGGGCAGCCAACCGTGAGCTTCGTCGGCCTCGAAGTGCAGCCCGTCGTGACCACGGGCCTGCCCGGCAAGCATTTCTGGCTCAAAGCCAGGAAACTCGGCTCCCTCAAGGTCGGCGTCCCGGTCTACTACCGCCAGATTCAGGTCGGCCAGGTCGTCAGCTTCGGCTTCGCCCCCGACGGCCGGACCGTCGACGTCCAGGTCTTCATCGAAGCCCCCCACGACGCCAAGGTCACCCAGAACACGCGCTTCTGGAACTCGAGCGGCCTGGACGTGTCCCTTTCGGCCCAGGGGCTGAAGATCGATACGGAGTCCCTCATCACCATCATCTCCGGAGGCCTGGCCTTCGATGTGCCCGACGGCATGGAGCCTGGCGGGGAAGCGGCGGAACACGCGACGTTTCAGCTCTATCCCACCCGCGAGAGCATCCAGGAGAAAACCTACACCCTGCGCAGGACCTGGCTGGTCTATTTCGACCAGTCGGTGCGGGGCCTGAGCATCGGCGCCCCGGTGGAGATCTACGGCATCAAGATCGGCGAGGTGTCCGGTATCGACCTGATCTACGACGAGAAGCGCAGGGAACTGCGCGTGCCCGTCCTGCTTTCCGTGGAGCCGGAGCGGATCCAGAACGTGCTGAAGGCCATTCCCGAACAGGAGGCAGGGGAGAGCAATCCCCTGCTCAGATGGTTCGTGGAGGACCGCAATCTGCGGGCCCAGCTCAAGACGGGCAACCTCCTCACGGGGCAGCTCCTGGTCGATCTCGGGTTCTATCCCGACGAGCCCAAGGCCGTCCTGGCCCATGAGAACGGACTCCCGGTCATCCCCAGCATGGGCGGCTCCATCGAGCAGATTCAGGAGAGCATCGCCAGGATCACGCGCAGCCTGGAGAAGGTGCCCTTTGAAAAGATCGGACGGGATTTCGATCTGCTGCTCAAGGATGCGACAACGACCGTCAGGGACGCCGGGGTGTTCGCGCGGCGCCTGAACGGGGAGACCGCCCCGGCGCTGCAGGCCAGTCTCGGGGCCCTGCAGACGACGTTGCAGGAGGTGCAGGGCACCATCGGCAAGGACTCGCCCCTGAACTACAACCTGAAGAAGTCTCTCGAAGAGCTGTCCCTGACCCTGCGCTCCCTGCGCGAACTGACCACCGCCATCGAGAGCCGGCCGCAGTCGCTCCTGTTCGGCAAAGGAGAGAAGGAAGATGAAAAGTAGACTCACCCGCGCGGCGCTCCTGGGCCTGGCCTGCGCCATGCTGCTGGCCGGTTGCGCCGGGAAGGCGCCGACCACGTCCTACTACAGCCTGCACGTTCCGCAGGCTTCCGCCCCGGCCCCGGCCGGGGACGCGGTGTCCTTGAGCGTCGGCCCCGTGACCCTGCCCGACGTCCTCAAGCAGACGCGCATCGCCACGGGCGGGGAGAACGGGCGGTACCGCCTGTCAGAATACCACCGCTGGGCCGGCGAGGTGGACCGGGACATGGCGCGGGCTGTGGCCGAGCGGCTTTCGATGATTCTCGGGACCGAGAACGTGTCCCTCTTCCCTTGGGACCAACAGGCCCGGCCACGCTTCCGCGTCCTCGTCGACGTGGTGGCCATGGGCGGCAGCCTCGGCCGCGAGGCGACGCTGTCCGCCCGCTGGACCCTGCTGGACGCGGAAAGGCAGGGCGAACCCCTGGTGCGGCGCACGGATACGGCCCAGCCCCTGCCGGACGCCGATCACGCCACCTGGGTCGCAGCCCAGCAGCGCAACGTCGAGAGGCTGGCCGACGACATCGCCGCAGCCATCGCGGCCGCGCGGGACTGAAAGGGGGGCTGTAGCCGAGGCCGGACCGGGCAGCGGCTGCCTCGGCTGCACGGGGCTAGAAGTTGAGTATCCTGTCGGCCTTCTGCACCTGTTCGTACAGAAACTTCATGTTCGACATGGTCACGTGTTCGCTCGCATCCACACCGTGGATGCCCATGCACTTGCCTCAGGCGACGAGCACGCCCTCGCTCAGGGCGAAGAGCTTGGCCTGTTCGGCGATGGGGAAGGTCTGGCTGTCGTCGGCGTAGAGGTCCACGGCCGGGCCGTTCAGAAACAGGGTCACGTCTTCACCCTCTGTCAGCAGAAAGTTGCCGAACCTGACGGCGTTCCATTTGATCTCCGGGTCCGGGCTGGACAGGACGAGAAGTATTTGCATTTTCGCTCCTTTCGGTAGTCATCCATCGATTTTTTCGATGAATATGCGGCGCCCGGAATCGGTTGACTGTCCGGGTTCGCCTCCCAACAGGGGGACGCACGCTCGGCCGACGTGACCGGCTTCCTGCCATGCTGCGCGAACCGGGGTTCACTGCTGCCGGCTCAATTCCTTGACCGTCTCCTCCGCGAACTTCTCATACAACCAGCTCATCCGCGCACTGTCCTGGCCGCCGGCCAGGCCGCCCAGAGCGTAGGATGCCGAAACCTCGAAGCGGTCGAGTTCCTTGCCCGCTTCGTCCTCGAGCACGATGTCGGCCGTGATGGAATCCGCACCAGCCATGAACCCCCACATGACGGCGGAAAAGTTGGAGCGCACGCGCATGTCCTTGACCAGCACTTCAAGGTGGGGGCGCGACAGGTCGCCGGAGGGATTCAGCAGGTTGTTGGCCTCCAGGCCCCGCTTCACGTGGCTGAGCAGTTCGTCGGGATTGAACTTGAGGTTGTCCAGAGCCTTCTTTTTGGCCTCCTCGGTCAGCGATACGGATACCGAAGAAACCTGGTCCCGTTCCGAGAGACAGGGGCGACCGACCTCGGAAACCTGCGGCCGTTTGACTCCCGCCGAGCAGCCGGCAAGGGCGAGCGCCAGGATGACGATGGAGACGAGTTTCATGTTCACGGGAACCTCCATGTGTGCGGTTGGTGCTTGTGCGGTCTTTTGTTCACGCGATGTCGGGACGCTCATGGAGCGAGCAGAATCCGCAGCTGCCGTTCTGCTTCCTCGCCGGCTTGGCGGAGCGCCTCGTGCAGGACCTTGCCGA
The Desulfomicrobium escambiense DSM 10707 genome window above contains:
- a CDS encoding DsrE family protein yields the protein MQILLVLSSPDPEIKWNAVRFGNFLLTEGEDVTLFLNGPAVDLYADDSQTFPIAEQAKLFALSEGVLVAUGKCMGIHGVDASEHVTMSNMKFLYEQVQKADRILNF
- a CDS encoding intermembrane transport protein PqiB gives rise to the protein MTDSESPAELASPAQIRKSRSLSLVWIVPLVALVVGGWLVFKALSEKGPVITIMFSSAEGLEAGKTKIKYKDVVIGQVETIRLGDDLKRVVVTAELAKGYDRYLNDRTRFWVERAQIRGGTASGLTTLFSGAYIGVDPALEGQPTVSFVGLEVQPVVTTGLPGKHFWLKARKLGSLKVGVPVYYRQIQVGQVVSFGFAPDGRTVDVQVFIEAPHDAKVTQNTRFWNSSGLDVSLSAQGLKIDTESLITIISGGLAFDVPDGMEPGGEAAEHATFQLYPTRESIQEKTYTLRRTWLVYFDQSVRGLSIGAPVEIYGIKIGEVSGIDLIYDEKRRELRVPVLLSVEPERIQNVLKAIPEQEAGESNPLLRWFVEDRNLRAQLKTGNLLTGQLLVDLGFYPDEPKAVLAHENGLPVIPSMGGSIEQIQESIARITRSLEKVPFEKIGRDFDLLLKDATTTVRDAGVFARRLNGETAPALQASLGALQTTLQEVQGTIGKDSPLNYNLKKSLEELSLTLRSLRELTTAIESRPQSLLFGKGEKEDEK
- a CDS encoding PqiC family protein, translated to MKSRLTRAALLGLACAMLLAGCAGKAPTTSYYSLHVPQASAPAPAGDAVSLSVGPVTLPDVLKQTRIATGGENGRYRLSEYHRWAGEVDRDMARAVAERLSMILGTENVSLFPWDQQARPRFRVLVDVVAMGGSLGREATLSARWTLLDAERQGEPLVRRTDTAQPLPDADHATWVAAQQRNVERLADDIAAAIAAARD
- a CDS encoding DUF4410 domain-containing protein is translated as MKLVSIVILALALAGCSAGVKRPQVSEVGRPCLSERDQVSSVSVSLTEEAKKKALDNLKFNPDELLSHVKRGLEANNLLNPSGDLSRPHLEVLVKDMRVRSNFSAVMWGFMAGADSITADIVLEDEAGKELDRFEVSASYALGGLAGGQDSARMSWLYEKFAEETVKELSRQQ